A single genomic interval of Xyrauchen texanus isolate HMW12.3.18 chromosome 8, RBS_HiC_50CHRs, whole genome shotgun sequence harbors:
- the LOC127647739 gene encoding uncharacterized protein LOC127647739 isoform X2 → MADAQPITKLHVSTNEDEEEILVAQGFQLLNVDLNEGAGKNQVFLWFKKECGMKPVTRIQFSFTNDMKSGLAEAGYELINRDLNEGVGGDHIFLWYFHGSTEYDIPIVSLEVSKDAKQEPALLANGWERLGCDLNRNAGGLYIYLWVKREKPSYICDITASADFHADKQLFELGYTRVDEDTNRAAGGDYIFLWYRRSTDKSKALTALNASTTLQEVANLQAQGFKKLSVNLNKGTTGTKVYVWHMKEGCESQIQSMVLLINPDTWSVYKKEGIIVIDKNLNEGNKGWPMYLAYK, encoded by the exons ATGGCAGATGCACAGCCAATAACAAAGCTCCATGTCTCCACCAATGAGGACGAGGAGGAAATTCTAGTAGCTCAAGGCTTTCAGCTTCTTAATGTTGACCTCAATGAAGGTGCCGGTAAAAACCAGGTCTTTCTTTGGTTCAAGAAAGAGTGCGGCATGAAACCTGTGACCAGGATCCAGTTTTCCTTCACCAACGATATGAAAAGTGGCCTGGCTGAAGCTGGCTATGAGCTGATCAACAGGGATCTGAATGAAGGAGTTGGTGGAGATCACATCTTTCTGTGGTACTTTCATGGCAGCACTGAATACGACATTCCCATTGTGAGCCTGGAGGTAAGTAAAGATGCAAAACAAGAACCCGCTCTTTTGGCAAATGGTTGGGAGAGATTGGGCTGTGATCTGAACCGTAATGCAGGAGGCCTCTATATCTACCTGTGGGTGAAGAGAGAGAAGCCAAGCTACATCTGTGATATCACCGCATCTGCTGACTTTCATGCTGACAAGCAACTATTTGAGCTGGGCTACACTCGTGTGGATGAAGACACCAACCGTGCTGCTGGTGGAGACTACATTTTCCTCTGGTATCGGCGCTCAACTGATAAGAGTAAAGCTCTCACTGCTCTTAATGCATCCACCACCCTCCAGGAGGTGGCAAACCTTCAGGCTCAAGGGTTCAAAAAGCTCAGTGTCAATCTTAACAAAGGAACAACTGGAACAAAAGTATATGTGTGGCACATGAAAGAAG GTTGTGAATCACAGATCCAAAGCATGGTTCTACTGATCAATCCTGACACTTGGAGCGTGTATAAGAAGGAGGGAATCATTGTTATTGACAAGAATCTGaatgagggcaacaaaggctggCCAATGTACTTAGCATACAAGTGA
- the LOC127647739 gene encoding uncharacterized protein LOC127647739 isoform X1, whose amino-acid sequence MADAQPITKLHVSTNEDEEEILVAQGFQLLNVDLNEGAGKNQVFLWFKKECGMKPVTRIQFSFTNDMKSGLAEAGYELINRDLNEGVGGDHIFLWYFHGSTEYDIPIVSLEVSKDAKQEPALLANGWERLGCDLNRNAGGLYIYLWVKREKPSYICDITASADFHADKQLFELGYTRVDEDTNRAAGGDYIFLWYRRSTDKSKALTALNASTTLQEVANLQAQGFKKLSVNLNKGTTGTKVYVWHMKEGCESQIQSMVLLINPDTWSVYKKEGIIVIDKNLNEGNKGWPMYLAYK is encoded by the coding sequence ATGGCAGATGCACAGCCAATAACAAAGCTCCATGTCTCCACCAATGAGGACGAGGAGGAAATTCTAGTAGCTCAAGGCTTTCAGCTTCTTAATGTTGACCTCAATGAAGGTGCCGGTAAAAACCAGGTCTTTCTTTGGTTCAAGAAAGAGTGCGGCATGAAACCTGTGACCAGGATCCAGTTTTCCTTCACCAACGATATGAAAAGTGGCCTGGCTGAAGCTGGCTATGAGCTGATCAACAGGGATCTGAATGAAGGAGTTGGTGGAGATCACATCTTTCTGTGGTACTTTCATGGCAGCACTGAATACGACATTCCCATTGTGAGCCTGGAGGTAAGTAAAGATGCAAAACAAGAACCCGCTCTTTTGGCAAATGGTTGGGAGAGATTGGGCTGTGATCTGAACCGTAATGCAGGAGGCCTCTATATCTACCTGTGGGTGAAGAGAGAGAAGCCAAGCTACATCTGTGATATCACCGCATCTGCTGACTTTCATGCTGACAAGCAACTATTTGAGCTGGGCTACACTCGTGTGGATGAAGACACCAACCGTGCTGCTGGTGGAGACTACATTTTCCTCTGGTATCGGCGCTCAACTGATAAGAGTAAAGCTCTCACTGCTCTTAATGCATCCACCACCCTCCAGGAGGTGGCAAACCTTCAGGCTCAAGGGTTCAAAAAGCTCAGTGTCAATCTTAACAAAGGAACAACTGGAACAAAAGTATATGTGTGGCACATGAAAGAAGGTTGTGAATCACAGATCCAAAGCATGGTTCTACTGATCAATCCTGACACTTGGAGCGTGTATAAGAAGGAGGGCATCATCGTTATTGACAAGAATCTGaatgagggcaacaaaggctggCCAATGTACTTAGCATACAAGTGA
- the LOC127648139 gene encoding leucine-rich repeat-containing protein 3-like, with product MKTPTVLLVETTFSSGIGSTDKSKALTALNASTTLQEVANLQAQGFKKLSVNLNKGTTGTKVYVWHMKEGCESQIQSMVLLINPDTWSVYKKEGIIVIDKNLNEGNKGWPISSLKEGELQQHADRRARGLPNITQHLYLDNNLLVTIPSDSFVDLPLLFELDLSHNRLVHLEPGAFLGLAGSLSRLDLSSNQLETLDPMLLGDLSAQTNLSHNPWLCDCRLQLAMPQQLLDPSSLAEVVCNNSEPEELGAQGMPFILVAADLDFCAALRRTTDVAMLITMFGWFIMVISYMVYYVRHNQEEAICHLEYLKSLPSRQGGIINS from the exons ATGAAGACACCAACCGTGCTGCTGGTGGAGACTACATTTTCCTCTGGTATCGGCTCAACTGATAAGAGTAAAGCTCTCACTGCTCTTAATGCCTCCACCACCCTCCAGGAGGTGGCAAACCTTCAGGCTCAAGGGTTCAAAAAGCTCAGTGTCAATCTTAACAAAGGAACAACTGGAACAAAAGTATATGTGTGGCACATGAAAGAAGGTTGTGAATCACAGATCCAAAGCATGGTTCTACTGATCAATCCTGACACTTGGAGCGTGTATAAGAAGGAGGGAATCATTGTTATTGACAAGAATCTGaatgagggcaacaaaggctggCCAAT atccagcctcaaggagggggagtTGCAACAGCACGCCGACCGGAGGGCACGTGGCCTTCCCAACATTACACAACATCTATACCTGGATAACAACCTACTGGTTACCATACCATCTGATTCCTTTGTTGATCTCCCCCTGCTGTTTGAGCTAGATCTTTCACACAATAGGCTGGTTCACCTGGAACCTGGAGCATTCCTAGGTTTGGCTGGCTCATTGAGCAGACTAGATCTTTCCTCCAACCAGCTAGAGACCCTGGATCCCATGTTGTTGGGGGACCTCAGTGCCCAGACTAACCTCTCTCATAACCCCTGGCTGTGTGACTGCCGTCTGCAACTGGCTATGCCACAGCAGCTCTTGGATCCATCCTCGCTCGCTGAGGTGGTTTGCAACAATTCTGAGCCAGAAGAGCTTGGGGCACAAGGTATGCCATTCATCTTAGTGGCGGCTGATCTCGACTTCTGTGCAGCACTCAGGAGGACCACTGACGTGGCTATGCTGATAACAATGTTTGGCTGGTTTATAATGGTTATATCATACATGGTTTACTATGTCAGACACAACCAAGAAGAAGCCATATGCCACCTTGAGTATCTAAAATCTCTCCCCAGCAGGCAAGGTGGAATCATTAACTCTTAA